Proteins co-encoded in one Oncorhynchus keta strain PuntledgeMale-10-30-2019 unplaced genomic scaffold, Oket_V2 Un_contig_9651_pilon_pilon, whole genome shotgun sequence genomic window:
- the LOC127927157 gene encoding mastermind-like protein 3 — protein sequence MVQGQRNPYPQVNQYQGSPQEMAVRSQALQNIRATRLLQQQQQQQQQNQQMVQMNQGIPGGSVGPQPDMGLPYGGQGAGQQSLYSLNPSMSQMMQHQNQSVQASMGLPPGHNPAAQVQRQAGGGVGGGGGYGGPQGMMMNSMSQQPLKGPPKAQAQRLQGMLGIGGGPQGGMGGWPPQQGQSLQGMGGPGGVGGPGRTTGDMVGFGSAQGGYGPMQPGPGQQPPHPRLAKQHFPGHPQGHPQAMGQGQPMDPRAMNPAAGMAGPMIAPHMAGPGQPRTNQPRPMVMPGQGVMGQGVPNMGAFGQGPAMGVGPGGGGGYVGQGGVGVGGQPQGYQRTSSQDLSSYGYVGGQVAPSGGGFGLADGTGADLDSSDGWMEEFFPNQ from the exons ATGGTCCAGGGCCAGAGGAACCCCTACCCACAGGTCAACCAGtatcaag GATCACCCCAGGAGATGGCGGTGAGGAGCCAGGCCCTCCAGAACATCCGCGCCACCCGCCtcctccaacaacaacaacaacaacaacaacagaaccagcAGATGGTCCAGATGAACCAGGGCATCCCAGGGGGCTCGGTGGGTCCCCAACCCGACATGGGCCTTCCCTACGGCGGGCAGGGGGCCGGCCAGCAGTCCCTCTACAGCCTCAACCCCTCCATGAGCCAAATGATGCAGCACCAGAACCAAAGCGTCCAGGCCTCCATGGGTCTTCCACCAGGACACAACCCAGCGGCGCAGGTCCAGAGGCAGGCGGGAGGAGGggttggaggtggaggaggatacGGAGGACCACAGGGGATGATGATGAACTCCATGTCCCAGCAGCCCCTCAAGGGGCCACCCAAAGCCCAGGCCCAGAGGTTGCAGGGCATGCTGGGAATTGGAGGAGGACcacagggagggatgggagggtggCCACCCCAGCAGGGGCAGTCCCTCCAGGGGATGGGAGGGCCAGGAGGGGTAGGAGGACCAGGCAGGACTACAGGCGATATGGTGGGCTTTGGCTCGGCCCAGGGGGGCTACGGCCCCATGCAGCCTGGACCCGGACAACAGCCTCCACACCCACGCCTGGCCAAGCAACACTTCCCTGGGCACCCACAGGGCCACCCCCAGGCTATGGGTCAGGGCCAGCCTATGGACCCCAGGGCTATGAACCCTGCGGCCGGCATGGCCGGGCCCATGATTGCCCCTCACATGGCTGGACCAGGACAGCCAAGGACCAACCAGCCCAGACCCATGGTAATGCCGGGACAGGGGGTGATGGGCCAGGGCGTGCCCAACATGGGGGCCTTTGGACAGGGGCCGGCAATGGGGGTGGGccctggaggtggtggagggtatGTGGGACAAGGAGGGGTAGGGGTCGGAGGTCagcctcagggctaccagaggaCGTCTAGTCAGGACCTGTCATCTTATGGATACGTTGGCGGGCAGGTGGCGCCGTCGGGCGGAGGGTTCGGATTGGCCGACGGGACAGGGGCGGACTTGGACTCAAGTGACGGTTGGATGGAAGAGTTCTTCCCCAACCAATAG
- the LOC127927156 gene encoding mastermind-like protein 3, protein MSRQPGAVPPPHPAGGVASGAGPNQGAGAPPGYLGNQQQAAIMKQMMVMEQEKRVQLHMMEQQKQQLLREQRQQQQQILLAEQVRGGRRQNRDSSNNRYYWLNR, encoded by the exons ATGTCACGGCAGCCCGGTGCTGTCCCTCCCCCTCACCCTGCCGGGGGTGTGGCCTCGGGCGCGGGGCCCAATCAGGGCGCAGGGGCCCCTCCCGGTTACCTGGGCAACCAGCAGCAGGCGGCCATTATGAAacagatgatggtgatggagcAGGAGAAGAGAGTTCAGCTCCACATGAtggaacaacagaaacaacagctactgagagaacagagacagcagcaacaacagataCTATTGGCtgaacaggtgagaggagggaggagacagaacagagacagcagcaacaacagataCTATTGGCtgaacag gtga